The genomic stretch GCGTAGGAAGGTCACACAGTCCCCGGGGTCAGGGGGCTCCCTGGGTGATTGCGCACCCAGCCACAGCACCTCAGCCCTTGCCGAGGTGCAGAACCTACCGGGAATCTGAAGGACCAGCCGCGCACCCTCAGGGCTCCATTCATATTCTACGTGGGCGCTTAGGCGTGCACCCTGAGGGGTCTTGGGATATTAATAATGCAGTTTTTGCAGATAAAATACCACCATTCACTTTTAATAGGTTTGTCCTCGGGCTTCTCAAAGTTAACTTTATACATTTTCCTAGCGTCTCAAAGActctgattatatttttaattggtaATTTCGGTCTGACCGAGGCCCAGATATTTCAGAACTGTTCTTTGAAACTCTTCTCATCCTAGGCTTGTGGTACCAGCGGCACTTTTGGTTTCcgttttgtcatttttgttcatGTTTTGGTTTGGTTGTTTTAAATTAGGAACTGCTTCTAAATCAGAagattgaaaatacaaaatttacgTGAGGTAGAATTATTCAATTCAACTTACTATTTACTGAACATCTCCCACAGAggttagaaataaaatgattagtGAGACATGGACCCTACCCTCAAGGAGTTCATAGAATGGTCGGGACAACTGCCGTGTAAACTGTTATACAGTGTGGAAACTACAGTGACAGAAATTTCTGCAAGATTCTGGGGAGAATGCAATTAGAGATAAGCAGAGTAGGGATGGGGTAGATGAGAAGGTGCTTGAAGGGCTTTAGGAGGGTGTCAGCCTGAGTGGGAGTCTTTAAGCTATAAAAAGGAGGTCCACGTGGGGCAGTGTGTGTCACTAGAGGAACAGCATGCCCCAGTGCATGGCGAGTAGGAAATCACTTGGTTTGCTCAGAGAATGGTGAATCATTTAGTACTGTATAACGGGTGGGAGAAGATACAGACAGAGATCACGGAGGGCCATGGATGCCAAGAAATGAAATATACTTGcggggaaaaataaatacaaaggtaCTAGGGCTGCAGTCACTAAGTAATGGTGAAGTCCTTCCACCAAATTCAGGATCTGCGATGGGCCGGCTCCTGTTCAAGGTCCTGGGGTTACCGCAGGGAACCAGAGGCGTCCCTACTCTCAGAGCTTATGGGGCGAGTCAGACAATACACTGTTAGGAAGTGGTGTCAGTGATGAACACGAACAGAGGCGTGGACAGGCAGTGGCCGGGGTTCCAGAGGTCAGGGAAGCCTGAGAGAGGCGGCCGAGGTCGCCAAGCACACGTTAGGCGCCGAGGATGGATTTAAGCTTCTCTGTCGACCCCGTTTCTTGTCGGTGACAACAGGACTGAGAGGCGTCGGGGTCCTGCCGCGATGGCGCATTTCTTCCCTCTGAAACAGCACTACTTCGGGGAGTGCGGGGAGCCGAAGCTACAAATACTGATAATTGGACCGACCAAGCGGATCCCGGGGCTAAAAAAGGCGGCACTGGGGGCCGGGGTCGGCGGTCACCGCACGGCGTGACCCACGCCAGCCCGCCTCGAGGAGCGCGGAGACCCAGCCAGCCCCGCTGTCAGCCTCCCAGCCGACGCGGCAGCACGATGGACGCTCGCTGCCTAGAAACAGCCGCACGTTCCCCGGTCTCGCAGCTGGAGCTCTCGCAGCTGTGGGCGGggagggaccccccccccccactccgcTCGCCCTCGGCCTCGCCCTCCCCCGCTCTGCGCCTGCGCCTCTGCTCGTCGTGGGGCCGCCTCCCGCATCCGCGGAGTTCGCTGGGGCCTCCGCACCTGCAGGGGGCGCTGGAACCCGCGACGCTTGCTCTTCACGTCACTCTCCGCTTGCGCGCTGCTTCCGGGTCAGAGGTCAAACGGTGTGGCGCCGCTTGGGTCATGGTGCAGCTGCGGCCGCGCGTGTCCCGCACCCCGGCGTCGGCGTCGGCGATGGTGGACGAGGGCCAGCCGGCCtcggaggaggaggcggagcaCGGACTGTTGCTCGGGCAGCCCAGCAGCGGCGCGGCTGCCGAGCCGCTGCAGGACGACGAGGAGGGGGACAGTGAGTTTGACGAGGACGAGGCCCCGGAGGAGCTGACTTTCGCCAGCGCCCAGGCAGAAGCGAGAGAAGAAGAGCGGCGAGTTCGGGAGACGGTGCGCAGGTTCGGAGCCCGCGGCCGGCCGGGAGCACTGCCCCTGCCTGTCCTGTCTGTCCCTCCCTGCGCTGACTTGTCCCCCTTTGTCCCAGGGATAAAGCGCtgctgaaggagaagaggaagcgACGCGAGGAGCTGTTCATCGAACAGAAGGTTAGAGGGTAGGAAGCGTCTCCTTTTCGAAACAGCCCGGCTCGGGGTAGAAATCCCGTGTTTGAGGCCGAAGCTGGAAGCATGCGGGGCGGGGGAAAAGTCGCCAATATTTCTTCTGACAACGGTGAAAGCAAAG from Equus przewalskii isolate Varuska chromosome 19, EquPr2, whole genome shotgun sequence encodes the following:
- the NOL7 gene encoding U3 small nucleolar RNA-associated protein NOL7, giving the protein MDARCLETAARSPVSQLELSQLWAGRDPPPPLRSPSASPSPALRLRLCSSWGRLPHPRSSLGPPHLQGALEPATLALHVTLRLRAASGSEVKRCGAAWVMVQLRPRVSRTPASASAMVDEGQPASEEEAEHGLLLGQPSSGAAAEPLQDDEEGDSEFDEDEAPEELTFASAQAEAREEERRVRETVRRDKALLKEKRKRREELFIEQKKRKLLPDTVLEKLTTAPQTTIKKSPGKLKEVILQKKNEECEKGSDSKKTKEKVQKVQSVGHNKSYLAVRLKDQDLRDSRQEAAKAFIQNCLYGPGTNRTTVNKFLSLDNKRLPVKKAAAQFLNNAWGTQRKQNAKRFKRRWMVRRMKTSKK